Proteins co-encoded in one Garra rufa chromosome 21, GarRuf1.0, whole genome shotgun sequence genomic window:
- the LOC141295198 gene encoding uncharacterized protein, whose amino-acid sequence MERLTGSKTVLELSLPRRKRNSTSVSQLDRKQLQQPCANMKKHQQQDDNSDSDVEQESSVRPSSSSSNFLLPSSSQRRSISMGDFRRVPAGQAGSEPSSAAATAPSSKLVTPSSSMEFEAARRRLLEVEERQRVIREMERRLEELREVFVRSEQEAVEHGELVARITAAAQQGELYVAENGQRLKKGLRFKRHRPTIVFSSMLGLRTCLPWPVKLK is encoded by the coding sequence ATGGAGCGTCTCACAGGCAGCAAAACAGTGCTTGAGCTCTCTCTCCCTCGACGGAAAAGGAATAGTACCAGCGTGTCGCAGCTTGACAGAAAACAACTGCAGCAGCCGTGCGCAAACATGAAGAAGCACCAACAGCAGGACGACAACTCTGACAGCGATGTGGAGCAGGAATCTTCTGTTcgaccttcttcttcttcttccaacTTCCTTCTTCCCTCGTCTTCTCAGCGGAGGTCCATCTCCATGGGAGACTTTCGGAGAGTGCCTGCTGGACAGGCGGGCTCCGAGCCGTCCTCTGCAGCTGCTACGGCACCCTCGTCCAAGCTAGTCACCCCCAGCTCCAGTATGGAGTTCGAAGCGGCTCGTCGACGCCTCCTGGAGGTTGAGGAGCGCCAGCGTGTCATCAGGGAGATGGAGAGACGACTGGAAGAGCTAAGGGAGGTGTTTGTGCGCTCTGAACAGGAGGCAGTGGAACATGGAGAGCTGGTGGCCCGCATCACTGCTGCCGCCCAGCAGGGCGAACTATATGTGGCGGAAAACGGACAGCGGCTGAAAAAGGGATTGCGGTTTAAGCGGCACAGGCCCACCATTGTCTTCTCCTCCATGCTGGGGCTGAGAACGTGCCTCCCTTGGCCTGTCAAACTCAAATAG